From the Vibrio alginolyticus NBRC 15630 = ATCC 17749 genome, one window contains:
- a CDS encoding YscB family type III secretion system chaperone — MLDKMMKSLAEALKVGDFIASENGSYNIEVDQLSLTIKQHASWILWEATLPFQFKEHLDYQQEQALQRCMQLSLKTIREDGGVLTTNDDQQLILQSKVRVEDCSVERFSALLSKHVNLCERYIALLEQARVNHTINHTVWLP, encoded by the coding sequence ATGTTAGATAAGATGATGAAATCTTTAGCGGAAGCGCTAAAGGTAGGGGATTTTATTGCCTCAGAAAATGGTTCTTACAACATCGAGGTTGACCAGTTATCACTGACCATCAAGCAACATGCGTCATGGATTTTATGGGAAGCGACGTTACCCTTCCAGTTTAAAGAGCATCTAGATTATCAACAAGAACAAGCGTTACAACGTTGCATGCAGCTCTCATTAAAAACCATTCGTGAGGATGGCGGCGTACTGACAACCAATGATGATCAGCAATTGATTTTGCAAAGTAAAGTAAGGGTTGAGGACTGTTCGGTGGAACGGTTCTCTGCTTTGCTTTCTAAGCACGTCAATTTATGCGAACGTTACATTGCATTACTGGAACAAGCACGCGTGAACCACACAATCAACCATACAGTGTGGTTACCATGA
- a CDS encoding T3SS regulon anti-activator ExsD domain-containing protein, translating to MKKQHWRRRSLFPDSIVTQRKVTVLQRGARYESASKPTQDLNVVHVNHRQLLSEGVINYEQLSLLQRLLDRNVVDSLCASQLVKTYQKLGASIDRFAMRLFLEIGSQLSDSSTITTFEQRLDYINSRLGFRFNLAVPKTLMLCFHLSLNEWINRQVDQSALHASIKVEQLINQLDIQKEYWSKLSGEDTSAVFVQQQLDLIKSQQHQLKKQLGTLSEQQLQVIECHRLLIEKWQPSLDELKGFAEYTSTTEQFISDWKNWCLEVRLEAPELNEVWDACDVVYNDQNAVAKVWQWFKNMHTVGDIDHYYFDTQSGQCGQACNHLSQI from the coding sequence ATGAAAAAGCAGCATTGGCGACGCCGTTCGCTTTTTCCAGACAGCATAGTGACACAGCGGAAAGTGACTGTTTTACAAAGAGGAGCTCGTTATGAAAGCGCCTCGAAACCTACGCAGGATCTCAATGTTGTGCACGTCAATCACCGACAATTGTTGAGTGAAGGCGTCATAAATTATGAGCAGTTATCTTTACTTCAACGCTTGTTGGATAGAAATGTCGTCGATAGCCTATGCGCTAGCCAGTTAGTTAAAACGTATCAAAAACTTGGTGCTTCGATAGACCGGTTTGCCATGCGTTTATTTTTGGAAATTGGATCGCAGCTCAGTGATAGCAGCACAATCACAACGTTCGAACAAAGGCTGGACTACATCAACTCTCGTCTGGGCTTTCGCTTTAATTTGGCTGTCCCAAAAACGTTGATGCTTTGTTTCCATTTATCACTCAACGAGTGGATTAACCGACAAGTCGATCAAAGTGCTCTTCATGCTTCGATTAAAGTTGAACAACTTATCAATCAACTCGATATTCAGAAGGAATATTGGTCGAAGCTATCAGGGGAAGACACCAGTGCCGTCTTTGTTCAACAGCAACTCGATCTTATTAAGAGCCAGCAGCATCAACTTAAAAAGCAACTTGGGACGTTAAGCGAACAACAGTTGCAAGTGATTGAATGTCATCGTTTGTTAATTGAGAAGTGGCAACCGTCTTTAGACGAGCTGAAAGGGTTCGCGGAGTACACCTCTACAACCGAACAATTTATTTCTGATTGGAAAAATTGGTGTTTGGAAGTGCGACTTGAAGCCCCTGAGCTGAACGAAGTTTGGGATGCATGCGATGTGGTTTACAACGACCAAAATGCGGTTGCGAAAGTATGGCAATGGTTCAAGAACATGCACACTGTTGGTGATATCGATCACTACTATTTTGATACTCAAAGTGGTCAGTGCGGCCAGGCTTGCAATCACCTCAGCCAGATCTAA
- a CDS encoding AraC family transcriptional regulator, which translates to MDVSGQLNSERVDSSSRKIRSFSCYEKSDEVFHSDQSHIVVVHNGQLRVQTGDCTIDVAAENGVFLSQGDYLLEYSPLDGAYKASIIAYDNELVSQLLQKHSDLLMMLPKVDKVCSGLFTFGLNILVEQVLSSMQTLEQQAYPDAIMCLKYEELLILLLHSKGGESLYALLSQQTNRTSERLRRFMEQHYLKEWKLTDYAQEFGASLTTFKELFNEHYGISPRAWISERRLLHAHKLLLTSKMSIVDVAMEAGFSSQSYFTQSYRRRFGTTPSRVRSGDDQVAIAK; encoded by the coding sequence ATGGATGTGTCAGGCCAACTAAACTCAGAAAGGGTCGACTCGAGTTCACGAAAAATTCGTAGTTTTTCCTGCTATGAAAAATCTGACGAAGTATTTCACTCAGACCAGTCTCACATTGTTGTCGTTCACAATGGTCAGCTTCGAGTTCAAACAGGTGATTGCACAATCGATGTTGCTGCAGAAAATGGGGTATTTCTATCCCAAGGGGATTACTTGTTAGAGTACTCTCCGCTAGATGGGGCATACAAAGCGTCGATCATTGCCTACGACAATGAACTCGTTAGTCAGTTGCTGCAAAAACACAGTGATCTCTTGATGATGCTGCCTAAGGTAGACAAAGTTTGTTCTGGTTTGTTTACTTTTGGTTTGAACATACTCGTTGAACAAGTGCTTTCTAGCATGCAGACGCTTGAGCAACAAGCGTACCCTGATGCCATTATGTGCCTAAAATACGAAGAACTACTCATTCTCTTGCTACACAGCAAAGGAGGAGAATCACTGTATGCGTTGCTGTCACAACAAACAAACCGTACGTCGGAACGGTTACGTCGATTTATGGAACAGCATTACTTAAAAGAATGGAAGTTGACAGACTACGCGCAGGAGTTTGGTGCCAGCTTAACCACTTTTAAAGAGCTTTTTAATGAGCACTATGGCATTTCTCCAAGAGCTTGGATCAGTGAGCGTCGACTACTGCATGCTCATAAACTGCTGTTGACGAGCAAGATGAGCATCGTAGATGTGGCGATGGAGGCAGGGTTTTCCAGTCAGTCTTACTTTACGCAGAGTTACCGTCGTCGTTTTGGAACGACCCCAAGCCGCGTACGTTCGGGAGACGATCAAGTGGCTATCGCGAAATGA
- a CDS encoding YscW family type III secretion system pilotin, translating to MNNSIWAGFIGLFILSGCSQTVSVNGVDGFDTQSQASVYGWVSVDGYFPPSITSLEVEICKIIDNQCFKSASQSYQGVQLPVQYSFLIAPIQAGEGKMKIIGKLYSNGELVAEKEKNYLFLEGNKQENLILVPKINR from the coding sequence ATGAACAATTCTATATGGGCTGGTTTTATTGGGTTATTCATACTGAGTGGGTGCAGTCAGACTGTGTCCGTCAATGGGGTGGATGGCTTTGATACACAGAGTCAGGCATCAGTCTATGGTTGGGTTTCTGTCGACGGCTACTTTCCACCTTCGATTACTTCTCTTGAAGTGGAGATATGTAAAATTATTGATAATCAATGTTTTAAATCGGCATCTCAGAGCTACCAAGGCGTTCAGTTGCCTGTGCAGTATTCGTTTTTAATTGCACCAATTCAAGCTGGTGAAGGAAAAATGAAGATTATTGGAAAGCTTTATTCAAACGGTGAGCTCGTTGCGGAAAAAGAAAAGAACTATTTATTTTTAGAGGGAAATAAACAAGAAAACTTGATTCTTGTTCCAAAAATAAACAGATAA
- the exsC gene encoding type III secretion system regulatory chaperone ExsC: protein MSARQTIDEILLKFAHQIGLPALHLTENEVSLAFDDNLRVHIIFHPESTTLQLEAEIVGLQIVNSDLYRSFLAFNYHWPEHQLFFSLDNHRHVLCLNRLINIRRLDYEYFETALAELLTHSESWEALLSSHVTIDKAPPMPQTLDLRV from the coding sequence ATGTCAGCACGCCAAACTATCGATGAGATTTTGCTAAAGTTTGCTCATCAAATAGGCTTGCCTGCACTGCATCTAACGGAAAATGAAGTAAGCTTAGCCTTTGATGATAATCTAAGGGTGCATATCATCTTTCATCCTGAATCGACAACTCTGCAGCTCGAAGCTGAGATTGTTGGCCTTCAAATTGTAAATTCCGATCTTTATCGCTCTTTCTTGGCCTTTAATTATCACTGGCCTGAGCACCAGTTATTTTTTAGTTTAGATAACCACCGACATGTCCTATGTTTAAACCGACTCATTAACATTAGGCGACTGGATTACGAATATTTTGAAACAGCTTTAGCAGAATTGCTGACGCACAGCGAGTCGTGGGAAGCGTTATTGTCTTCTCATGTAACTATTGATAAGGCACCACCGATGCCACAAACTTTAGACTTGAGAGTTTAG
- the exsE2 gene encoding T3SS regulon translocated regulator ExsE2, with amino-acid sequence MSNDIQSTYTNSSVHDVQQAQQSDAVPQGTFHGRKVTLLSSSESSLMRTSSKRELGECLNQFASLESCNRVLDFDPQLNIDKQNAAVEKLMERKVAIIQRS; translated from the coding sequence ATGTCCAATGACATCCAATCCACATACACCAATTCATCGGTTCATGACGTTCAACAAGCGCAGCAAAGTGATGCAGTGCCGCAAGGAACGTTTCATGGCCGTAAAGTCACCCTACTCTCCTCATCAGAAAGCAGTCTGATGCGAACAAGCTCTAAAAGAGAGCTTGGTGAATGTTTAAATCAATTTGCCAGTCTCGAATCTTGCAATCGCGTTTTGGACTTTGATCCACAACTCAATATTGACAAGCAAAACGCCGCCGTAGAAAAGCTTATGGAACGAAAAGTGGCGATAATTCAACGTTCCTGA
- the exaC gene encoding acetaldehyde dehydrogenase ExaC, which translates to MIYAQPGSENAIVNFKSHYDNFIGGEWVKPTGGEYFDNISPINGQAYCKVARSGEEDINLALDAAHNIRAKWAKTSVTERSNILLKIADRIEQHLEELAVAETWENGKPVRETLAADLPLVVDHFRYFAGCIRSQEGSAAELDEHTASYHFPEPIGVVGQIIPWNFPMLMAAWKLAPALAAGCCVVLKPAEQTPTSILVLMEKIGDLLPPGVINVVNGYGSEAGQALATSNRIAKLAFTGSTQVGNHILKCAADNLIPSTVELGGKSPNIYFSDIFDYEDEYLDKCIEGTLLGFFNQGEVCTCPSRVLVHEAIYDKFVEKLTERAHLIKQGNPLDTDTQVGAQASQEQFDKILSYLEIGREEGAKVVFGGGVSEQPESINQGYYIQPTMLEGHNKMRIFQEEIFGPVIAITKFKDEAEALEIANDTEYGLGAGVWTRDANVAYRMGRNIEAGRIWINCYHAYPAHAAFGGYKKSGIGRETHKMMLDHYQNTKNLLISYSIDPLGFF; encoded by the coding sequence CATTGTTAACTTTAAATCGCATTACGATAACTTTATCGGTGGGGAATGGGTAAAACCAACGGGTGGTGAGTACTTTGACAATATCTCACCAATCAACGGACAAGCGTATTGTAAAGTTGCTCGCTCTGGCGAGGAAGATATTAATTTAGCACTGGATGCCGCGCACAACATCAGAGCAAAATGGGCCAAAACCAGCGTGACAGAACGTTCGAACATCTTGCTGAAAATTGCTGACCGTATTGAGCAGCATCTAGAAGAGCTTGCAGTTGCAGAAACTTGGGAAAACGGCAAACCAGTTCGCGAAACCTTGGCGGCAGATTTACCTTTAGTAGTGGATCACTTCCGTTACTTCGCTGGCTGTATTCGCTCGCAAGAAGGCAGTGCGGCAGAACTGGATGAGCACACCGCAAGCTACCACTTCCCAGAACCGATTGGTGTGGTTGGTCAAATAATTCCGTGGAACTTCCCAATGTTGATGGCGGCTTGGAAACTAGCACCGGCACTAGCGGCGGGTTGCTGTGTGGTATTGAAGCCAGCAGAGCAAACCCCAACATCCATTCTGGTTCTGATGGAAAAAATCGGTGACCTTCTTCCTCCTGGTGTCATCAACGTTGTAAACGGATATGGTTCTGAAGCGGGTCAAGCATTAGCAACCAGCAACCGCATTGCGAAACTCGCGTTTACCGGGTCTACGCAAGTTGGCAACCACATTCTGAAATGTGCAGCAGACAACTTGATCCCATCGACAGTTGAGTTAGGTGGTAAATCTCCAAACATCTACTTCTCAGATATCTTCGATTACGAAGATGAGTATCTTGATAAGTGTATCGAAGGTACGTTACTTGGTTTCTTCAACCAAGGTGAAGTTTGTACCTGTCCATCTCGCGTACTGGTTCATGAAGCGATTTATGACAAGTTTGTAGAGAAACTGACGGAACGCGCACATCTGATTAAACAAGGTAATCCGCTCGATACCGATACTCAAGTTGGTGCTCAGGCTTCTCAAGAACAGTTTGATAAGATTTTAAGTTACCTGGAAATCGGCCGTGAAGAAGGCGCAAAAGTGGTCTTTGGTGGTGGAGTGTCAGAACAGCCAGAGTCTATCAACCAGGGGTACTACATTCAGCCAACCATGTTGGAAGGCCACAACAAGATGCGAATCTTCCAAGAAGAAATCTTTGGCCCAGTGATTGCTATCACCAAATTTAAAGATGAGGCTGAAGCGTTGGAAATCGCAAACGACACCGAATATGGCTTAGGCGCAGGTGTTTGGACACGTGATGCGAACGTCGCATATCGTATGGGCCGTAATATTGAAGCTGGTCGAATCTGGATTAACTGTTACCACGCTTACCCTGCACACGCAGCGTTCGGTGGTTACAAAAAATCGGGTATCGGGCGCGAAACGCACAAGATGATGCTGGATCACTACCAGAATACTAAGAACTTGCTGATTAGCTACAGCATCGACCCGTTAGGCTTCTTCTAG